AGACCCCATCCATTCCACTCAATGAAGGAATTCCAGCCTTAACGATCATGACCTCGTTAATAAATGTTTTCAGCCCTGACCGCTCAACTATTTTCACGCTGAAGATGTTTGCCCAGGAAGGCATTCCAACGTACGTTTTAAAGCGGACTGGAACCTTTCTCATCTCTCTCATCCCGTGAGCCAGTCACCTCATGATGCTTGACTCAACCTTTCTGCGACGACGATCCTTGCGAAACAATCGAGCCAATAGGGAACGTTGCCTACGAGTGGAATCACTCGAATCACGCGAAGTACTTTCGACCGTGACAATGACCGGGTACGAACAACTTCTCGTCGAATTGGTCAATCGGTCGCGTGCCACACCCTTGGCCGAAGTGGATCGTTACAGTGGCATCTCCGACCTCAATCAAAACCTGCCAGCCAATACAATCTCGGCAGCCGCCAAACAACCGTTGGCTCCCCACCAAGCTCTGATAGCGGCTTCTGGCGCCCATTCCCAGGACATGCTTGACCGTGACTATTTTGGTCATACCAACTTGGAAGGCCTGACTCCCTCGGATCGCGCCTTGGCCGCCGGATATCCGGTAGGAGCAGGTGAAAATCTTGCCTGGGGCGGTTCCACTGCGATCTTGGACCCGATCGATCAGGTTTATGCGAGACATGAATCTCTATTTCTCAGTGAAGGCCATCGAGAAAACATGCTGAACAGTAACTATCGTGAATTGGGGGTAGGCATTCGCTATGGGCAGTTCACAACAAGCCGTGACTGGAACGCAAGCATGGTCACGGAAATGTTCTCCAACCGAGGTGGCAACCTATTTCTAACCGGCGTCGCGTTTACCGATCAGGTCACAGATGATGACTTTTACACCGTCGGAGAAGGTGTTGGTAATGTGTTGATCACTGCCATCGAGTCGGACACGGGCACAACCTACTCGGAGCTGTCAGGCTCGTCGGGTGGCTATTCCCTGCAACTCCCTTCCGGTCGTTACACGGTCGTGGCCACGGGAGGTGGCATCGCGGGTGAAGTCCGCACGGCAGAAGTTATCATCGGAAGTGAAAACGTCAAGTTGGACGTTATCACCACAGAGGGTACTCAACCGAATGAAGCCAATGAAGCCAATAATGCCGCGATTGTGGGACTCGTAGACGGCGTTTGGTGGCGTGCCAATTCTACAGACAGCCAAATCACCTTCAACGAAATCACGAGTTGGCCTGAATCAGACAGTTGGCAATTCATTCAATTGGCGGACGTCGATGGCGATGGGCTCAGTGAAATCGTCGGACGCCGAGACAATGGAGAATGGTGGGTCACACGCAAGACCGGAGAAAACGCATACACAAGTGAGTATTGGGCCAGTTGGTCAACGGCAGTGGAATGGCATGACGTGCAGGTCGGAGATGTTAACGGAGACGGCCAAGACGATGTATTGGGACGCACGACAAGCGGTTCCTGGTGGGTATCCGTCTCGACAGGCACCAGTTTCACCAACCAACGATGGGGTAGCTGGTCGCGACTAAAAACCTGGCACGACGTAACTGTCGGAGATTTCAACGGTGATGGTAATGATGACATTGCCGGCCGTCTAGACAACGGCTCATGGTGGGTGGCTTCTTCCACCGGGGCAGCATTTGAAAACAGTAAGTGGGGCCGATGGTCACCAAACGTCACTTGGGAAGACGTTCAAGTTGGCGACTTCAACCAGGATGGACGCGATGATTTAGTCGGCCGTGCCCGAGGAAATTGGTGGGTTGCGGAATCATCTGGCACCCGATTCACCAATCACGCCTGGGGCTCCTGGTCAACCAAGGTGGTGTGGAAAGATGTTCGCATCGGAGATTTTGATAACGACGGACGAGATGACATCGCCGGACGGGCCAACGGTTCATGGTGGATCGCTCGATCAACCGGCACCGAGTTCCAAAACGAATTTTGGGGCAAGTGGAGCCCGGCTATGGAATGGCAGGACATTCGGATCGCCGACTTCAATCGCGACGGTCGGGATGACATCATCGCGCGAACATCAGGGGAATGGTGGATCGCCGAATCAAGCGGTGAAGATTTCAGCACGCGAGTTTTGGGCAATTGGCCAACTGCGGCATTTGATGCAGTGCTTGCCGGCCTCGTGGGCTAACAAGAGGGGATGAGCAATAAAATCCCGACGACGCCAAACAGAAGGATAAACCAAACCCAAAACGGTGGCGATTCTCCGTCGTTATAACCGGGTTCGGGCATCGAAACCTTTCTCGTCGCCGCACTAGAATTCGATATCTAGTAATTCTTGATCGCTGTCCAGAGTCGCTAATTTAAAATCCTCTTGGAAATCACCAAAAATCATATCGCGGGCCCTTTCTTCGGAAAGAGGACGGGCCCGACGAAGTTCTGGCAGCACATTTCGACTGTCCTGTTGAGTTTCCACCTCGGTAACATCACCACGAGACGGTTGACTAAGAATTGCAGCTGCTAACTGAGAATCGAGAGGTGTTGCCGCGCTGACATATTCCCCCTGCTGGAACGCAAACACGAAATCTTGGGTGTCGAAATCTCCGTCAGCATTCCAGTCTCCTTCCGCCCAAGACGAGTTGCCTGCAACACCGTCCTCGTATTTCCCCGCCTGAAAGACCAAGACAAAGTCACTTGAGTCAAAGCGACGATCCAGATTGGAATCACCCATCGGCGATCCCATGCTACCCGTCACGAAATCGATCAAGTCATCAGAATCGAGGATTCCATTCTGGTCGCGATCATAGGCAAGATCTTGGGCTCGGATACGATCGCTCATAAAGTCGATATCAGCCACATCCACGTTACCGTCTCGATTTAAGTCAGCCGGATTGGGGCCAAAACTTGCCGTTCCGGGTGTGGGAACAGCGGCCAACCAACTGCTGACAAGATCACCGTAACTATCGGCAGCCAATCGGTTAAGTGAATCGCCCGCACCATCAGCGGATCCAGGCCACGGTTGATCATCCTCATACCTCACACGATCTACCAGAATGAATTCTGAATCATCACCGGCTACCGTCCGTTGCAATTCGAGATTTTCTCCACCGTTGTCGAGTACACCACTAAAGGGGCCGATTAATTCAACATCCGCAGCGATTGCGTAATGGGTGCGGAAGGCAGTCGTCGCTGCGACGTCCGCCGGATCAAAAGACACCGCTACGAGACCTCGGTTTGGCCCCACAGTTGTGCCCTCGGGGAAGGAAAAGTCAACGGCCTTGCCCAAACGCCAACCTGTCACATCAAGCGGGCTGGCGGTTGGATTCCAGACTTCCACATACTCATAGGCATCCGAAGTCGTTTCATCCGCTGGCGTGGTCGGGTTGTAGTTCACTTCGCTGATAATCGGACCATTCAATAAGGGTCCTGAGTTGGGTGCGCCAAACGTCGTCGTCTGTTGCGGGAAGAGGCCGCCCTCTCCGTTCGGCCAACGACCTAAAGAAACACCCGTCTCGGTGGCGAGGAAACTAGCAGAATCGGCAAACCGCAGCGAATCGTCAGCCGTCGCTGCCACAAGCCAGATATCATCGTTAGCCTGTCCCTTAAAACCAAATCCAAGTTGACTTTCATCCAACACCAAAGAATCACCAGGATTCAGAGGCGTTAAACCCTCGGCCAATTGAAACCTCGTCAGGTTGTTCGCCGTGTCACTTACGTACCATTGGCTCACATCGACCGCCGCACCAGAAACGTTCAACAATTCAACTTGGTCGATTTGAGGTGCGTCTGTATTCGTCAAGATCTCATTGATCACAACGTCCTCCGCAAAACCTTGATCGGCCGCACCGGGCGTACCCCCAACCAAATCACTGGCCACCCAGTTACCGCCTTGCGATCCATCGGCTTGGGAATCGCTCAAGACAAGCGTCGATCCGATCCCATCAGCCCGTTCAGGCCAAGCCCCTTCGTCATCGTAGCGGAACTGTCGAATCACTTCGCCATCAGCCGAAAAGAGACTCAGCATTTCTCCTCCATCACCCAGCCGGCCACCGCCCCAAACACCTTGGGGCCCGTTTAAGCCGTCGTTCCCAGCGGCCAACCTCACATTCGGTCCATAACGTGTTGCGAAGGCATCCTGATTTCGCACGACAACTCGGTATTCTCCTGGGGCCAAGGTCTGGGCAGCGAAGTCAAACCGAACGCCTTCGGATTCTCCGTCCACCGAAATTTGACGCAGTTGGACTCCTGCCAGGCTGACCGGCACGTCGCCAATATTTTGCAGCTCGATGAATTCGAACGCATTTCCATTCAGATCAGGCTCGCCCAGTGAAGGCATGCCGTCATGCGGATTATAATTCAATTCACTAATTGCCAGATTCTCTGCAGATGCGGCAATTTCAAATGCAAAGGTGGCATCGGTCAAGGCCGACCATTCAGTGCCATTTTTGATCCTCGCGCGTAGTTGGCCAGAACCGGCAACCGGCAACGCTCCGCCCGCATAAACCACCGCAGTCGCCGAAATCTCACCACCTTCCAAGCGTGGATCGGAGCCGTCCAGGGTATACAGAAGTTGGCCCGCATCATTGGCGTTAGGATTATCAAAAGAAATGACCGCCGCCGAATCAGCGAACCCCCCGTGCTGTCGATTCCCATCGACCAAAAATTCAGGCGCATCCGTATCGGGATATAAGTTTGCTCGCCGGAAATTGCTGATCGCTTTGTCAGTTCGAACAGGGAAGTAATCGTCGATTAGCCGGTTTTGTTCTTTAATCCAATGCTCATCACGAGTCTGTGGTGAGCGTTGCTTTGTGTCTCCCCAGCGGGCCGATTCTGCCACGATCGCCAGATCGAGTTCACCCGCACGGTTCATCCAACGAGCCGCTGCATTTTCTGGCGTCAACACTCCATCGTTGTAAAGCATTCGATGAACGTGATCGGCAAAGCGTACGCGATACTCCTCGATATCATCGAGTCTTCCCCGAAAACCCAGCAAATCACTGACAGGAGATGTCCCACGCGTTGATGTGCTCTCGAGAATACGCTCAACATCCCACATGTAGAACCGCCATAAGCCCTCTCCTGTTCCACCTCCGGCCATCCTCCAGTTCCCGTTAGTCTTAAGGTCCTGGTTTCCGCCATATAGCTGGACGATGTTGAACATGATGTGGTTGTCAACATCCAACACCTCCTGAATCTGCCCCCAATTCTTCGACCGCACGATGTCGCCAAGTCGATCATATGAATCATCATTTCCATCAACAAATGCCCCACCGTTCAACGCATCATATTCGTGGGCTTCTCCGCCAAAATAGGCCGCCACATGACTTGCGTCTTGCCGTTCATGCATCTCATAAACGCCCCAGTACAGTCCATTCAGATAGAGATGAACGTAATCACCATACCCGGCCGACAGATCACCAGCGGCCAACATCGTATCTCGGGCCCACGCTTCTCGCATCATGGAGCCACGATTTCGCTGTCCTTGATCCCAATGAATCCATGAATTGTTATAGCGAGCTCGCAAATGAATCGCGTTAAAGGTATCGACCGGGGAATCCTCGAAGAGCGGATACTCCAGGCTGCCCGCACCATATTGTTCACGAAAACGCAAACTCATCGAATGCTTGACATGCTCTGTATTCCGACTGGCACCTCCTTGCATCCTCGCTCCCGCATCAATCTGAAAACCGATTTCTCCATCTGGATAAATCAACTCAGCGGACGCAGCCGCTTCATTGGTACCGCCCGGGTTTGAATAGAGACCCTTTGCTCCGAAAACATCCTCCTGGTCCAACGTCAGAGAGAGCGTCGGCAAATCAACGAGTGCATCGCGCATTCGACCGGAATAGGTCGCACTCTGCGTGATATCGGCATCCATTTCATAATTCGAACGGAAACTACGCCAGCGCTCTGGAAATTCTACTTCACTACCTGTCGGACCCGTTTTTGGTGTTGCGGATTGATCAATGACCTGATCAACAAATACATAGGTCTGCGTATCAACATTCGAACCCAGGTAATCGCCATAGAAGGCCGCAGCTCTCAAGGTCGTTGTGCGGTCAATCGAAATCGGTCCGGCATAGACATTACCGTGATCCGCAGTCGGAGCGCTACCATCAAATGTATAGCGAATCTCCGCGGCAGCAGTTGAACTGACAATCTCAACTTCGAACTGTTGATCATAAAGCCCTCGATCAACACTAAACTTCGTATCTGCGACTAAGCCAGGATAGGCAGTGCCGTTGTCAGCACCGGGTGTTGCTGACGTCAGATATCCAATCGAACCGCCCGAGGCAATACCGTAGGAGACTCCTGGCCGCTGCTCAGGATACTCATCACCAAATTCACTCAGCACGGATCCCGCTGGACCAGCCAAGGCAAGATACTCACCGTCCAAAGTGAGCCCAAAGTTCGTATGCAGCCGGCCCGTTTCATCCAAATTCGGATCGGCCATGTTCAATTGAGTCGCATAAACGACCAAATAGCCCGACCCATCGATCTGAGTTCCATCCGGAAAAGCCCACTTCGTTTTGTTGTCCTCATCGTCTGTCAGGTGGAATCCAGAAATATCCACTTTCGAACTAGAAAGATTCTTGATTTCAATCCAGTCAGGTGTAGTACGATCCCCTCGATATCTCCCCCCTGCATCCTCTCGTAATCGAGTTTCAATCTCACCCACATTCGCCGTCATAAATTCAGTAATTTGAAGCGGAGAAGCCCCTACAAACAGTGAGACTTCTGCTTGTTCAGAGTTCGAATTACCATCTGACACCCGATAGATAAAGCTATCGGTCCCAACGAAATCTTCGGCCGAGTTATAGGTAAACGTACCGTCGACCTTGAGATCTAATGTTCCATTTGCAGGCGGTTGCACCAACTCGACGGTCAAACCGCTGCTGTCAACGTCCGAATCATTGGCCAACACGCCGTTGGAAAGTGTCGTGACAACTCCTTGGCCAGGGGCGGCAAAATAGCCATCGTCCGAGGCTATCGGTGCATCATCGACCGCCTCGATGGTCAGATTAACCGTAATCACTTCGGAGGTATCAATTCCATCGCTTAAACGATAGGTAAAACTATCCGACCCGTAATAATTGAGATCCGACGCATAGTGAATTGCACCATCCGCTTCAAAGGTCAGGTCACCACGCTCTGGATCGCTCAAAAGTTCAGCAGTAATCGCATCTCCATCAGCATCCTGATCATTGCTCAACAGGCCATTTGCTGCCGTCAACGCAAATGGAATGTCCTCAACAACGCTTAACTGATCATCAGTGCCGGATGGAGGTGTATTAACCAGAATGCTGACAGCCTGCGCGACCGACAACCCTGTCCCATCATCAATCTGGTAGGAAAACTCAGCGAGGCCAGCGAGGCCCTGAGGGTCGTAAACAAATGCACCGTCAGGCTCAAGCGTCAAACTTCCAAAGTTCACATCGTTTGTGACAACTGCCTTTAAACTGGCACCGTCTGGGTTTTCGTCATTCGCCAAAACACCGACGATTGCCGGAATCTGCAAAACTTCACCCGGCTCGGTCTCGAACTGATCGGCACGGGGAATCGCTGGGTCATAGCTCGGAGCTATTTCGAGCGTCACCGTGACCACGTTGGAATCCCGAAAATCATTTGCAGCGTAGGTAAACGAATCGATACCAAAATAGTTCATCTCAGGGACGTAAAGAAACGTTCCAGTTTCTG
This DNA window, taken from Pirellulaceae bacterium, encodes the following:
- a CDS encoding Ig-like domain-containing protein, which translates into the protein MNSRCARRRSGQLEKLESRVLLAGDLVGHWRGQELTDGVADGAVVAEWADLTSDMVASAEGQPTLIHDGIDGRSVLRFDAGDGVDLFRVPGVQSPLKGAADFSISVVFRTASNNLVGDETRWFDNTGLVDGSQLGFTTDWGLSITSAGKVAGGMGESFVSPPKSVYSAQSGLNDGAMHTATLVRQGSDLTIYVDGVNQGSRSDASSQDRSQIIDFVMGGLETSSNGFTGDIAEVRVYNGVLNSGEVSQLHTDLSSYYDNEAPVAAPDTFQLVEDGVFFSPQSILANDVDADGDPLSAVLVSDSSHGRVSLTETGTFLYVPEMNYFGIDSFTYAANDFRDSNVVTVTLEIAPSYDPAIPRADQFETEPGEVLQIPAIVGVLANDENPDGASLKAVVTNDVNFGSLTLEPDGAFVYDPQGLAGLAEFSYQIDDGTGLSVAQAVSILVNTPPSGTDDQLSVVEDIPFALTAANGLLSNDQDADGDAITAELLSDPERGDLTFEADGAIHYASDLNYYGSDSFTYRLSDGIDTSEVITVNLTIEAVDDAPIASDDGYFAAPGQGVVTTLSNGVLANDSDVDSSGLTVELVQPPANGTLDLKVDGTFTYNSAEDFVGTDSFIYRVSDGNSNSEQAEVSLFVGASPLQITEFMTANVGEIETRLREDAGGRYRGDRTTPDWIEIKNLSSSKVDISGFHLTDDEDNKTKWAFPDGTQIDGSGYLVVYATQLNMADPNLDETGRLHTNFGLTLDGEYLALAGPAGSVLSEFGDEYPEQRPGVSYGIASGGSIGYLTSATPGADNGTAYPGLVADTKFSVDRGLYDQQFEVEIVSSTAAAEIRYTFDGSAPTADHGNVYAGPISIDRTTTLRAAAFYGDYLGSNVDTQTYVFVDQVIDQSATPKTGPTGSEVEFPERWRSFRSNYEMDADITQSATYSGRMRDALVDLPTLSLTLDQEDVFGAKGLYSNPGGTNEAAASAELIYPDGEIGFQIDAGARMQGGASRNTEHVKHSMSLRFREQYGAGSLEYPLFEDSPVDTFNAIHLRARYNNSWIHWDQGQRNRGSMMREAWARDTMLAAGDLSAGYGDYVHLYLNGLYWGVYEMHERQDASHVAAYFGGEAHEYDALNGGAFVDGNDDSYDRLGDIVRSKNWGQIQEVLDVDNHIMFNIVQLYGGNQDLKTNGNWRMAGGGTGEGLWRFYMWDVERILESTSTRGTSPVSDLLGFRGRLDDIEEYRVRFADHVHRMLYNDGVLTPENAAARWMNRAGELDLAIVAESARWGDTKQRSPQTRDEHWIKEQNRLIDDYFPVRTDKAISNFRRANLYPDTDAPEFLVDGNRQHGGFADSAAVISFDNPNANDAGQLLYTLDGSDPRLEGGEISATAVVYAGGALPVAGSGQLRARIKNGTEWSALTDATFAFEIAASAENLAISELNYNPHDGMPSLGEPDLNGNAFEFIELQNIGDVPVSLAGVQLRQISVDGESEGVRFDFAAQTLAPGEYRVVVRNQDAFATRYGPNVRLAAGNDGLNGPQGVWGGGRLGDGGEMLSLFSADGEVIRQFRYDDEGAWPERADGIGSTLVLSDSQADGSQGGNWVASDLVGGTPGAADQGFAEDVVINEILTNTDAPQIDQVELLNVSGAAVDVSQWYVSDTANNLTRFQLAEGLTPLNPGDSLVLDESQLGFGFKGQANDDIWLVAATADDSLRFADSASFLATETGVSLGRWPNGEGGLFPQQTTTFGAPNSGPLLNGPIISEVNYNPTTPADETTSDAYEYVEVWNPTASPLDVTGWRLGKAVDFSFPEGTTVGPNRGLVAVSFDPADVAATTAFRTHYAIAADVELIGPFSGVLDNGGENLELQRTVAGDDSEFILVDRVRYEDDQPWPGSADGAGDSLNRLAADSYGDLVSSWLAAVPTPGTASFGPNPADLNRDGNVDVADIDFMSDRIRAQDLAYDRDQNGILDSDDLIDFVTGSMGSPMGDSNLDRRFDSSDFVLVFQAGKYEDGVAGNSSWAEGDWNADGDFDTQDFVFAFQQGEYVSAATPLDSQLAAAILSQPSRGDVTEVETQQDSRNVLPELRRARPLSEERARDMIFGDFQEDFKLATLDSDQELLDIEF
- a CDS encoding FG-GAP-like repeat-containing protein; this translates as MMLDSTFLRRRSLRNNRANRERCLRVESLESREVLSTVTMTGYEQLLVELVNRSRATPLAEVDRYSGISDLNQNLPANTISAAAKQPLAPHQALIAASGAHSQDMLDRDYFGHTNLEGLTPSDRALAAGYPVGAGENLAWGGSTAILDPIDQVYARHESLFLSEGHRENMLNSNYRELGVGIRYGQFTTSRDWNASMVTEMFSNRGGNLFLTGVAFTDQVTDDDFYTVGEGVGNVLITAIESDTGTTYSELSGSSGGYSLQLPSGRYTVVATGGGIAGEVRTAEVIIGSENVKLDVITTEGTQPNEANEANNAAIVGLVDGVWWRANSTDSQITFNEITSWPESDSWQFIQLADVDGDGLSEIVGRRDNGEWWVTRKTGENAYTSEYWASWSTAVEWHDVQVGDVNGDGQDDVLGRTTSGSWWVSVSTGTSFTNQRWGSWSRLKTWHDVTVGDFNGDGNDDIAGRLDNGSWWVASSTGAAFENSKWGRWSPNVTWEDVQVGDFNQDGRDDLVGRARGNWWVAESSGTRFTNHAWGSWSTKVVWKDVRIGDFDNDGRDDIAGRANGSWWIARSTGTEFQNEFWGKWSPAMEWQDIRIADFNRDGRDDIIARTSGEWWIAESSGEDFSTRVLGNWPTAAFDAVLAGLVG